The Desulfobulbaceae bacterium DB1 genome includes a region encoding these proteins:
- a CDS encoding AmmeMemoRadiSam system protein B produces the protein MKRSPVVADHFYPGDPDILRKTLTHLIPRTDKKKRKVIAAVSPHAGYVYSGGVAGETFAEIDIPEDVIILGPNHHGHGAAIALMADGEWDMPMGRVPINNELAGLIHDPIIKKDDLAHRYEHSLEVQVPFLQFFQQNLKIVPLVISHIPYSLCLAIGKTLAEAIRAYQKPVLLVASTDMTHYEPRQTASSKDHLALTHLQNLDPEQLYNTVTGQRISMCGIMPTTIVLIAALELGATRAELIRYTDSGAVSGDTDHVVGYAGVVIS, from the coding sequence ATGAAACGATCTCCCGTTGTTGCCGATCATTTTTACCCGGGTGATCCCGATATCCTGAGAAAAACGCTCACCCATCTCATTCCCCGGACGGACAAGAAAAAAAGAAAGGTTATCGCTGCGGTTTCCCCCCATGCCGGTTATGTCTATTCCGGCGGCGTTGCCGGTGAAACATTTGCCGAAATCGACATCCCGGAAGACGTCATCATCCTGGGGCCGAACCATCACGGCCACGGGGCGGCCATTGCCCTTATGGCCGACGGGGAATGGGACATGCCCATGGGCAGGGTGCCGATCAACAACGAACTGGCGGGTCTGATCCATGACCCGATCATCAAAAAAGACGACCTGGCCCACCGCTACGAGCATTCTTTAGAGGTCCAAGTCCCCTTTCTCCAGTTTTTCCAACAGAATCTGAAAATCGTCCCCTTGGTTATCTCCCATATCCCCTATTCCCTTTGCCTGGCAATCGGCAAGACGCTGGCCGAGGCGATCCGCGCCTACCAGAAACCCGTTCTTCTGGTGGCCAGCACCGACATGACCCATTATGAACCGCGACAAACGGCAAGCAGCAAGGACCACCTGGCCCTGACCCATTTGCAGAACCTTGATCCCGAACAACTGTATAATACCGTCACCGGGCAGCGCATCTCCATGTGCGGCATCATGCCGACGACGATTGTGCTGATCGCGGCCCTTGAGCTGGGAGCCACCCGGGCGGAACTGATCCGCTATACTGATTCGGGCGCCGTAAGCGGCGACACGGACCATGTTGTCGGTTATGCCGGGGTTGTCATATCCTGA
- a CDS encoding transposase encodes MSEKKKRKVHTPEFKAKVGLEALRGQKTINEIGQEYGVHPITVGHWKKEIQEQAKTLFEGKRGPKPIAGHQEPELLFSEIGKLKVELDWLKKKSGISR; translated from the coding sequence ATGAGCGAAAAGAAAAAGAGAAAGGTCCACACTCCGGAGTTCAAGGCAAAGGTTGGCTTGGAGGCACTGAGGGGGCAAAAAACAATCAATGAGATCGGGCAAGAGTATGGCGTCCATCCCATTACGGTTGGGCACTGGAAGAAAGAGATCCAGGAGCAAGCCAAGACCTTGTTTGAAGGCAAAAGAGGCCCCAAGCCGATTGCCGGGCACCAAGAGCCGGAGCTGCTGTTCAGTGAGATTGGAAAGCTGAAGGTAGAACTGGACTGGCTTAAAAAAAAGTCCGGGATCAGCCGGTAA
- a CDS encoding transposase, producing the protein MTRRGWIAKEGVISVSRQCILAGVSRATLYAQQKSRPVKEDSLLFSRLIDEEYTRHPFYGSRRMVIFLETAGYAVNRKRIQGLMRGMGLAGMAPGPNTSKPCPEHKVYPYLLRGVPVVRPNQVWSTDITYIRLARGFTYLTAVIDWYSRRVLSWQISNSMDAAFCVDCLEEALRTYGKPEIFNTDQGSQFTSAAFISVLKREEITISMDGRGRAFDNIFVERLWRNVKYEDVYLKDYTSMGDLAAGLSKYFVFYNTERPHKALGQKTPDVAYRFAKHGGALIVDRFPDREKKTEQAAPEKIKSGQRRPAVDEVKCAA; encoded by the coding sequence ATGACACGACGAGGCTGGATAGCCAAAGAAGGGGTGATTTCCGTGAGTCGGCAATGCATTCTGGCCGGGGTCTCTCGTGCGACGCTTTACGCGCAGCAGAAGTCCAGGCCTGTCAAGGAGGATAGTCTGCTGTTCAGTCGTCTGATCGACGAGGAATACACCCGTCACCCGTTTTACGGCAGTCGCCGGATGGTGATCTTTCTCGAAACAGCAGGCTATGCCGTGAATCGAAAACGGATACAAGGTCTGATGCGGGGAATGGGCCTGGCAGGTATGGCGCCCGGGCCGAATACCAGTAAACCGTGTCCCGAGCACAAGGTGTATCCCTATCTGCTGCGTGGTGTTCCAGTGGTCAGGCCAAACCAGGTGTGGAGCACGGATATCACCTACATCCGGCTGGCCCGCGGATTCACCTACCTGACAGCGGTCATAGACTGGTACTCACGACGGGTATTGAGCTGGCAGATCAGCAACAGTATGGATGCAGCATTCTGTGTCGATTGCCTGGAGGAAGCCTTACGCACCTACGGCAAGCCGGAAATCTTCAACACGGACCAAGGCTCACAGTTCACCAGCGCCGCCTTTATCTCGGTGTTGAAACGGGAAGAAATAACCATCAGTATGGATGGGAGGGGTCGCGCCTTCGACAACATTTTCGTTGAGCGTCTCTGGCGTAATGTGAAATATGAAGATGTGTACCTGAAGGACTATACATCGATGGGTGACCTGGCTGCGGGCCTGAGCAAATATTTTGTCTTTTACAACACAGAGCGCCCTCATAAAGCGCTAGGGCAAAAGACGCCAGATGTTGCGTACCGGTTCGCAAAGCACGGCGGGGCGTTGATCGTGGACAGATTCCCAGACAGAGAAAAGAAAACTGAACAGGCAGCACCAGAAAAGATCAAATCGGGACAGCGCCGTCCAGCTGTGGATGAAGTCAAATGTGCAGCTTAA
- a CDS encoding prevent-host-death protein, with protein MRATAKDLRFNSKELIDSVNRGEEVVITFRGKPCAKLVPYQESKRQTEKNKLFGIWQDNDMVKNVDEYVRSLRKGRF; from the coding sequence ATGAGAGCAACCGCAAAAGACCTAAGATTCAATTCAAAAGAACTGATAGACTCCGTGAATAGGGGCGAGGAAGTTGTTATTACCTTCCGAGGAAAACCGTGCGCCAAACTTGTTCCCTACCAGGAAAGCAAAAGGCAAACAGAAAAAAATAAATTGTTCGGAATTTGGCAAGATAATGACATGGTAAAAAATGTGGATGAGTATGTAAGAAGTTTAAGGAAAGGAAGATTCTAA
- a CDS encoding VapC toxin family PIN domain ribonuclease: MVIDTDVLIWYMRGNEKAYQLIENSNNFFISVITYMEVVQGLRNKKELVQLRKALHEWKTQILYVSEEVSAKAMFYVEQHFLSHSMQLADALIGATAIAYGLPILTGNDKHYKVMKDLQIKKFVP, translated from the coding sequence ATGGTTATCGATACTGACGTTCTAATTTGGTATATGCGAGGTAATGAAAAAGCATATCAGCTCATTGAAAACTCAAACAATTTTTTCATATCTGTCATCACATATATGGAAGTCGTCCAAGGATTGAGAAATAAAAAAGAGTTAGTCCAACTCCGCAAAGCACTCCATGAATGGAAAACACAAATTCTGTATGTGTCCGAAGAAGTATCTGCAAAAGCCATGTTCTATGTAGAGCAACATTTTCTCAGCCATTCCATGCAATTGGCAGATGCTTTAATTGGAGCTACGGCAATCGCATATGGCCTTCCTATTCTCACGGGAAACGACAAACACTATAAGGTAATGAAGGATCTTCAGATAAAGAAATTTGTGCCGTAG
- a CDS encoding recombinase — MNTTMPQDSLFNKQYQKHLKCLKLGGLQPKTIDAYARAIRRIGNYFDCRIDNLNSGQLLDYFTELLDTHSWSAVKLDLYGLKFFYSGVLNKPWEDIPLIKPPKTSRIPDILSVEQTEQLFAATKTLSYKVFFFTCYSMGLRLGEGIRLTVGDIDAGNMRVHIRDAKGNKDRLVPLPDKTLRVLREFWAMHKHPRFLFPSRKRGLKNAHLVDLPLDRGGIQTTMQTVVRQLGIKKNLMPLPASQLCHPHAGGRG, encoded by the coding sequence ATGAACACCACCATGCCACAAGATTCCCTCTTCAACAAGCAGTATCAGAAACACCTGAAATGCCTCAAACTGGGCGGTCTGCAGCCCAAGACCATCGACGCCTACGCCAGGGCGATCCGGCGTATCGGCAACTATTTCGATTGCAGGATTGACAACCTCAACTCCGGCCAGTTGCTCGACTATTTCACGGAACTCCTGGACACGCATTCCTGGAGCGCGGTCAAGCTCGACCTCTACGGCCTGAAGTTCTTCTATTCCGGGGTACTGAACAAACCCTGGGAAGATATCCCCCTGATCAAGCCTCCCAAGACATCCAGAATCCCTGACATCCTGTCCGTCGAGCAGACGGAGCAACTATTTGCCGCAACCAAAACCTTGAGCTACAAGGTCTTCTTTTTTACCTGCTACAGCATGGGCCTGCGCCTTGGCGAAGGCATTCGACTCACAGTCGGCGACATCGACGCAGGCAACATGCGGGTCCATATTCGTGATGCCAAGGGTAACAAGGACCGGCTGGTGCCGCTGCCAGACAAGACCTTGCGGGTGCTGCGGGAGTTCTGGGCCATGCACAAGCATCCCCGGTTCCTCTTCCCCAGCAGGAAAAGAGGTCTGAAAAATGCCCACCTGGTTGATTTGCCCCTGGACAGGGGCGGCATTCAAACCACCATGCAGACCGTTGTCCGGCAACTCGGCATAAAAAAAAATCTCATGCCACTCCCTGCGTCACAGCTATGCCACCCACATGCTGGAGGCCGGGGTTGA
- a CDS encoding IS91 family transposase, producing MLLSTIINKFRDSFFRTYNKNLLSGHIKALESMARCRYEHGPHMLARCSDHRCGERIYIPHSCGHRNCPHCQNHESRQWLESQLDKRLPCQYYLITFTLPGQMRDLAWKHQKTVYALMFRAVQDLLKSFTNNDKKLGGSAGFTAILHTHSRTLDYHPHIHVVMPGASINPQTGLWKEKSGKYLFSHKAMAKVFRAKLLQTLVENKLPVPHDCPDQWVVDCKDAGNGEKALIYLGRYLYRGVIREKDILHCRDGMVTFRYRHAKSGEDRTRTVKGEYFLYLLMLHVLPRGFRRARSYGFLHACSKKLLRFLQLVLRVAPWRALVRNLKQRPAIICPACGAAMVIAATMIARPPAMAAPLRQ from the coding sequence ATGCTGCTCTCCACGATCATCAACAAGTTCAGGGACAGCTTCTTCCGCACCTACAACAAAAATCTCCTGTCAGGCCACATCAAGGCTCTGGAGTCCATGGCCCGATGCAGATACGAGCATGGACCGCACATGCTGGCCCGTTGTTCGGACCACCGGTGCGGCGAACGGATCTATATTCCCCATTCCTGCGGCCACAGAAACTGCCCCCATTGCCAGAACCATGAGAGCCGGCAGTGGCTGGAAAGCCAGCTTGACAAACGACTGCCGTGTCAATACTACCTGATCACCTTCACGCTGCCCGGGCAGATGCGGGATCTGGCGTGGAAACACCAGAAAACCGTTTACGCCCTGATGTTCAGGGCAGTACAGGACCTCCTGAAATCCTTCACCAATAACGACAAAAAACTCGGCGGATCAGCGGGATTCACCGCCATCCTCCACACCCATTCCAGAACCCTGGACTATCATCCGCACATCCACGTTGTCATGCCCGGAGCAAGCATCAACCCGCAAACCGGGCTGTGGAAGGAAAAATCCGGGAAATATCTCTTCAGCCACAAGGCCATGGCCAAGGTCTTTCGGGCGAAGCTGCTCCAGACCCTGGTCGAAAACAAGCTGCCGGTTCCCCATGATTGCCCCGATCAGTGGGTGGTTGACTGCAAGGACGCGGGCAACGGCGAGAAGGCCCTTATCTATCTTGGCCGTTATCTGTACCGGGGTGTTATCCGGGAAAAAGACATCCTGCACTGCCGGGACGGCATGGTCACCTTCCGGTATCGCCATGCCAAAAGCGGAGAAGACCGGACCCGAACCGTCAAGGGCGAGTACTTCCTCTACCTGCTTATGCTCCATGTGCTGCCCCGAGGGTTTCGACGGGCAAGGTCGTATGGTTTTCTCCATGCATGCAGCAAAAAGCTGCTCCGCTTCCTGCAGCTGGTGCTGCGGGTCGCGCCATGGCGCGCCCTTGTCCGCAACCTGAAGCAACGGCCGGCTATCATCTGCCCGGCCTGCGGGGCCGCCATGGTGATCGCCGCGACAATGATCGCCCGGCCACCGGCCATGGCCGCTCCGTTACGGCAATAG